One window of the Paenibacillus beijingensis genome contains the following:
- the tpx gene encoding thiol peroxidase produces MSQERQAALKGNPITLLGPELKAGDKAPDFTLNKSLVETVSLSDFAGKVKLVSVVPSIDTGVCDAQTRRFNVEAGTLGEKVIVLTVSADLPFAQARWCGAAGVDKVVMLSDYKDNNFGEAYGVLIKEFALDMRAIFVIDENDTIQYVEYLSEMSEHPNYDAAIEAVKKLI; encoded by the coding sequence ATGTCACAAGAGCGCCAGGCCGCTTTAAAAGGCAATCCTATCACTCTTCTCGGTCCCGAGTTGAAAGCAGGCGATAAAGCTCCTGATTTCACGCTGAACAAATCGCTGGTGGAAACGGTCAGCTTGAGCGATTTCGCAGGCAAGGTCAAACTGGTCAGCGTTGTTCCCTCCATTGATACGGGCGTATGCGATGCGCAAACGCGCCGCTTTAACGTTGAAGCCGGCACCCTCGGCGAAAAAGTAATCGTGCTGACGGTCAGTGCGGACCTTCCGTTCGCGCAAGCGCGTTGGTGTGGAGCTGCAGGCGTCGACAAAGTCGTGATGCTGTCCGATTATAAAGACAACAATTTCGGCGAAGCATACGGTGTCCTGATTAAAGAGTTTGCGCTCGATATGCGCGCAATCTTCGTGATCGACGAGAACGATACGATTCAATATGTCGAGTATTTGAGTGAAATGAGCGAACATCCGAATTACGATGCGGCTATTGAAGCCGTAAAAAAACTCATTTAA
- a CDS encoding DUF1499 domain-containing protein → MLKRTLLGLLRSHEQTGDKAKDPLLKSHFYKMSKEKAWEEVVSTLKKMQGYKVLHDIPSVGEIVLEKKTVTGRTMDITVSVIGVNPVTSAVDIYSASRGSFGDLGSNYRVILELYRTLDKKLAAFKTTAP, encoded by the coding sequence TTGTTGAAACGGACCTTGCTCGGGCTGCTGCGCAGTCATGAACAGACGGGCGACAAGGCAAAAGATCCTTTGCTCAAATCCCATTTTTACAAGATGTCCAAAGAGAAAGCGTGGGAGGAAGTCGTATCTACGCTGAAAAAAATGCAAGGATATAAAGTGCTTCACGATATACCTTCCGTAGGGGAAATTGTGCTTGAGAAAAAAACGGTGACCGGCCGGACGATGGACATAACGGTTTCCGTTATCGGAGTGAATCCGGTTACGTCCGCCGTCGATATTTATTCCGCTTCAAGGGGGTCGTTCGGCGATCTGGGCTCCAATTACCGGGTCATTCTCGAACTGTACCGGACACTGGACAAGAAGCTGGCGGCATTTAAAACGACCGCTCCCTAA
- a CDS encoding YesL family protein has translation MEMRGMMGGFYKISEWIMRLAVTNLLWVICSLPVAFLLLTSLMSKNAGEVYSWLVLTLIVSPFTLFPATSAMFAVARKWVMGEVDAPLFKTFFRGYKQNYVQSMVGGILYALLFIIMVVDFRVYLAEPNLQLISYIFIGLMILLSISLFNFFSMVVHYHMKTMQLLKNAVLITIGRPLRSLSTAIVSGVILYISFYKFTFLIPFFMGSIIAYFSFWNFYMVYQKIQSQMEKDEAAAEEDPLDEDLTESTKK, from the coding sequence ATGGAAATGAGAGGTATGATGGGGGGATTTTATAAAATCTCCGAGTGGATTATGCGGCTCGCGGTTACGAACTTGTTATGGGTCATTTGTTCCCTGCCGGTCGCTTTTCTGCTTCTTACAAGTCTGATGTCGAAAAATGCCGGCGAAGTATACTCTTGGCTCGTATTGACGCTGATTGTGTCGCCTTTTACGCTGTTTCCCGCCACATCCGCAATGTTTGCGGTTGCCCGCAAGTGGGTGATGGGAGAAGTCGACGCGCCGCTCTTTAAAACATTTTTCCGCGGTTACAAGCAAAATTATGTTCAGAGCATGGTCGGCGGCATCTTGTATGCTCTTCTCTTCATTATTATGGTGGTCGATTTCCGCGTCTATCTTGCGGAGCCTAATTTGCAGCTGATTTCGTATATTTTTATCGGACTGATGATTTTGCTGTCCATTTCGTTGTTTAACTTCTTTTCCATGGTTGTCCATTACCATATGAAGACGATGCAGCTGCTCAAAAATGCGGTGCTGATTACAATCGGCCGGCCGCTGCGTTCGTTGTCGACAGCTATTGTTAGCGGTGTCATTCTTTACATCAGCTTTTATAAGTTTACGTTTCTGATTCCTTTCTTCATGGGAAGCATCATCGCTTATTTTTCCTTTTGGAACTTCTATATGGTCTACCAGAAGATCCAGTCGCAAATGGAAAAGGACGAGGCAGCTGCGGAAGAAGATCCATTGGATGAAGATCTTACGGAAAGTACAAAAAAATAA
- a CDS encoding YjcZ family sporulation protein — protein sequence MSGVGYGHGHGFTSIGAILVLFILLVIITKAFLY from the coding sequence ATGAGCGGTGTTGGCTATGGTCACGGCCACGGTTTCACATCGATTGGCGCGATTCTTGTTCTCTTCATACTTCTCGTTATCATCACCAAAGCTTTTCTGTACTAA
- a CDS encoding DEAD/DEAH box helicase: MKTFAEFGLEPKVLQAITELGFEESTPIQSKSIPVAMTGSDLIGQAQTGTGKTAAFGIPLINKIPINEDRIVALIMTPTRELAIQVSEEIGKLSRFKGTRSLPIYGGQEIGRQIRALKKRPQIIIGTPGRLLDHINRKTIKLDDVQTVVLDEADEMLDMGFMDDIQSILSLVPEERQTMLFSATMPPNIQKLAQQFLKNPEHVSVIPKQVSAPLIDQAYIEVHERQKFDALSRLLDMESPELAIIFGRTKRRVDELSEALQKRGYSADGLHGDLSQNQRDNVMRKFRDGSIDVLVATDVAARGLDVSGVSHVVNFDLPQDPESYVHRIGRTGRAGKEGTAWSFVTPREIDHLHFIEKVTRHKIARKPLPSISEAIEGKQRVTAERILEIVQGDEFQEYKGIAIQLLEQYDSVHLLAAAIKLITGEKKDVNIELTPEDPIRAKKRRPDVRSNGRRFSGGTFSGGNRGGGYRGGRSDGRGGYGSRGGYGSRDGYKGRSGEGRGGEGRGGYDSGRGEARRPKPSSADE, encoded by the coding sequence TTGAAAACATTTGCTGAATTTGGCCTGGAACCTAAAGTACTGCAGGCAATTACAGAATTGGGCTTTGAGGAATCGACCCCAATCCAATCGAAATCGATCCCGGTTGCGATGACCGGCAGCGATTTAATCGGTCAAGCACAGACAGGAACAGGGAAAACCGCGGCGTTCGGAATTCCCCTTATTAACAAAATTCCGATAAATGAAGACCGTATCGTGGCGCTTATTATGACGCCGACGCGCGAGCTTGCCATTCAAGTATCGGAAGAAATCGGGAAGCTTTCCCGATTTAAAGGAACCCGCTCTCTGCCGATTTACGGCGGACAGGAAATCGGCCGTCAAATCCGTGCCCTGAAAAAGCGTCCGCAGATCATTATCGGCACCCCGGGCCGTTTGCTCGACCATATTAACCGCAAAACGATTAAACTCGACGACGTGCAAACGGTTGTTCTGGACGAAGCGGACGAAATGCTGGACATGGGCTTTATGGATGATATCCAAAGCATTCTGAGCCTCGTTCCGGAAGAGCGTCAAACGATGCTGTTCTCGGCAACAATGCCTCCGAACATTCAAAAACTTGCCCAGCAGTTTCTGAAAAATCCGGAACATGTGTCCGTTATCCCGAAACAAGTGAGCGCGCCTCTCATCGATCAGGCTTACATTGAAGTTCATGAACGCCAAAAATTCGATGCGCTCAGCCGTCTTTTGGATATGGAATCGCCGGAGCTGGCCATTATTTTCGGCCGCACCAAGCGCCGGGTCGACGAACTGAGCGAAGCGCTGCAGAAACGCGGCTATTCCGCAGACGGATTGCATGGCGACCTGTCGCAGAACCAGCGCGACAACGTGATGCGCAAGTTCCGCGACGGCAGCATCGACGTTCTCGTTGCAACTGACGTGGCGGCGCGTGGTCTTGACGTTTCCGGCGTATCGCACGTTGTCAACTTTGACCTTCCGCAGGATCCGGAAAGCTACGTTCACCGGATCGGCCGTACCGGCCGTGCAGGTAAAGAAGGTACCGCATGGTCTTTCGTGACGCCGCGCGAGATCGATCATTTGCACTTTATCGAAAAAGTAACGCGTCACAAAATTGCCCGCAAGCCGCTTCCGAGCATCTCCGAAGCGATTGAAGGCAAGCAGCGCGTGACGGCTGAGCGGATTCTGGAAATTGTCCAAGGCGACGAATTCCAGGAATACAAAGGCATCGCCATTCAGCTTCTCGAGCAATACGATTCCGTTCATCTTCTTGCGGCTGCGATCAAGCTGATCACTGGCGAAAAGAAAGATGTAAATATCGAATTGACGCCTGAAGATCCGATTCGTGCGAAGAAGCGCAGACCGGATGTTCGCTCGAACGGACGCCGTTTCTCCGGCGGTACATTCAGCGGCGGTAACCGCGGCGGCGGCTATCGCGGCGGTCGCAGCGACGGCCGCGGCGGGTACGGCAGTCGGGGCGGCTACGGCAGCCGCGATGGCTACAAAGGCCGCAGCGGTGAAGGCCGCGGTGGTGAAGGCCGCGGCGGGTACGACTCCGGCCGCGGAGAAGCCCGTCGTCCGAAACCGTCCTCTGCCGACGAATAA
- a CDS encoding putative glycoside hydrolase gives MNIIFSTLLLLYQVTLGTGTGDHAAEGGVVTSFVNAAAGHEVVTAGNKTNGSASSGTPGKQTFVKKDPQPDAPEVKGVYVTAHSAGGSRLPTLLKLLDDTELNSMVIDIKDDYGYITYPTDNTDLLKLGASKKYIKDMKSLMATLKEHNVYPIARIVVFKDTALANKHPELSFRYKDGSIWKNGKGDSFVNPYNEEVWDYNIAIAKEAVKLGFKEIQFDYVRFPEGFEKKADSLVYDKSKLSRVDAVTGFVKYAREQLQPLNVRMSVDIFGYAASVPAAEGIGQDFVKISKHVDVISPMVYPSHYGPGWFGLKDPDKDPYTTIKGSMTDTHKKLNALSLYKPVIRPWIQDFTASWLGSGHYIKYGKAQVEAQIKALHDTGIYEYLLWNASNKYSAANFK, from the coding sequence ATGAACATTATTTTTTCCACTTTGCTTTTGTTGTATCAGGTTACGCTCGGAACCGGAACCGGAGACCATGCGGCTGAAGGAGGCGTGGTGACTTCCTTCGTTAATGCGGCCGCCGGACACGAGGTCGTGACCGCCGGAAACAAGACGAACGGAAGCGCGAGCAGCGGCACACCCGGGAAGCAGACTTTCGTCAAGAAGGATCCGCAGCCCGATGCCCCGGAAGTGAAAGGCGTTTATGTGACGGCTCACAGTGCCGGCGGTTCGCGGCTGCCGACGCTGCTAAAGCTGCTGGACGACACGGAATTGAACAGCATGGTCATTGACATTAAGGACGATTACGGCTACATCACTTATCCGACCGACAATACGGATCTGCTTAAGCTTGGAGCCTCCAAAAAATACATTAAAGATATGAAAAGCCTGATGGCGACGCTGAAGGAGCATAACGTGTATCCGATTGCACGGATCGTCGTGTTTAAGGATACGGCGCTTGCAAATAAGCATCCCGAGCTTTCGTTCCGCTACAAAGACGGATCGATATGGAAAAACGGCAAAGGCGACAGCTTCGTAAATCCGTATAACGAGGAAGTTTGGGACTACAATATCGCCATTGCCAAAGAAGCGGTTAAACTCGGATTTAAGGAAATTCAATTCGACTATGTCCGCTTCCCGGAAGGCTTTGAGAAAAAGGCGGACAGTCTCGTGTACGACAAATCGAAGCTAAGCAGGGTCGACGCCGTGACCGGCTTTGTGAAATATGCGCGCGAGCAGCTTCAGCCGCTGAATGTGCGGATGTCGGTCGATATTTTCGGATACGCGGCTTCAGTTCCGGCCGCCGAAGGAATCGGGCAGGATTTCGTTAAAATTTCCAAACATGTCGACGTCATCTCCCCAATGGTTTATCCGAGCCACTATGGACCCGGATGGTTCGGCTTAAAGGATCCCGACAAAGATCCGTACACAACGATTAAGGGCTCTATGACCGATACGCACAAGAAGCTGAACGCTTTATCACTTTATAAGCCGGTCATCCGTCCCTGGATTCAGGACTTTACCGCCAGTTGGCTGGGCAGCGGTCACTATATTAAATATGGCAAGGCTCAAGTGGAAGCACAGATTAAGGCGCTTCATGATACCGGCATTTATGAATACTTACTATGGAACGCATCCAATAAATACTCCGCCGCGAATTTCAAATAA
- a CDS encoding glycoside hydrolase family 68 protein: MLKISRFVKQATAVTFSAVLLASGGAQAFAKEKNSQDYNESYGFSHITRFDMLKLPEQQKNEQFKVPQFDASTIKNIPSAKKVDEWGNQIDMDVWDSWPLQNADGTVANYKGYHIAFALAGDPKKGWDTFVYLFYKKAGDNSLDSWKNAGRVFKDSDKFVPNDSILKDQAEEWSGSATLTADGKVRLFYTNRHPWAPERGFYGKQTLTTAQVNVSQPDANTLKIDGVEDFKSIFDGGDGRIYQNVKQGIVEPNFSDNHTFRDPHYVEDKGRKYLVFEANTGMETGYQGEQSFYNKAYYGGSKKFFQAEKAKLMQSPKKDAARIANGALGIIELNNDYTLKKVMKPLIASNTVTDEIERANVFKLNGKWYLFTSTRGSKLIVDGIDKEDIYMLGYVADSLTGPYKPLNGTGLVLHQDLNPYDITWTYAHFAIPQTSGNNVVVASYMTNRAYFEDHHSTFAPSFLLNIKGSKTSVVKNSILAQGQLTIDLKINK, encoded by the coding sequence ATGTTGAAGATCAGCAGGTTTGTCAAGCAAGCAACCGCAGTAACCTTTTCTGCTGTTTTGCTGGCAAGTGGCGGAGCTCAAGCTTTTGCCAAAGAAAAGAACAGTCAGGATTACAATGAGTCATATGGCTTTTCCCACATTACACGCTTTGACATGCTGAAATTGCCTGAACAACAAAAGAACGAACAATTTAAAGTGCCGCAATTCGATGCATCGACAATAAAGAACATCCCTTCCGCAAAAAAAGTTGATGAGTGGGGCAACCAAATCGATATGGATGTTTGGGACAGCTGGCCGCTGCAAAACGCCGATGGAACGGTAGCGAATTATAAAGGTTACCACATTGCGTTCGCTTTGGCGGGAGATCCTAAAAAAGGCTGGGACACGTTTGTTTACTTGTTCTACAAAAAAGCCGGCGACAACTCCCTTGACAGCTGGAAAAATGCCGGACGGGTATTTAAGGACAGCGATAAATTCGTTCCGAACGATTCGATTCTAAAAGATCAGGCGGAAGAATGGTCGGGTTCCGCAACTTTGACCGCTGATGGAAAAGTTCGCTTGTTTTACACGAACCGTCACCCTTGGGCACCAGAACGCGGGTTTTATGGCAAGCAAACGTTGACAACGGCACAAGTCAACGTATCTCAACCGGATGCGAATACGCTGAAAATTGATGGCGTTGAAGATTTCAAATCGATCTTTGACGGCGGAGACGGCAGAATATATCAAAATGTGAAGCAAGGTATCGTAGAGCCGAACTTTTCCGATAATCACACGTTCAGAGACCCTCACTATGTAGAGGACAAAGGCCGCAAATACCTTGTTTTTGAAGCCAATACCGGCATGGAAACGGGATATCAAGGCGAGCAATCGTTCTATAATAAGGCTTACTATGGCGGAAGCAAAAAATTCTTCCAAGCGGAGAAAGCCAAATTGATGCAAAGCCCTAAAAAAGATGCGGCGAGAATAGCAAACGGCGCTTTGGGTATCATTGAATTAAACAACGATTACACATTGAAAAAAGTCATGAAGCCGCTGATTGCATCCAACACCGTAACGGATGAAATTGAACGCGCGAACGTATTTAAATTGAATGGCAAATGGTACTTGTTCACCAGCACAAGAGGATCCAAATTGATTGTTGATGGAATCGATAAAGAAGATATCTACATGCTTGGTTATGTAGCCGATTCTTTAACCGGACCTTACAAACCGTTGAACGGTACGGGCCTTGTATTGCATCAAGATCTTAATCCTTACGATATTACGTGGACTTACGCTCACTTTGCGATTCCGCAAACGAGCGGCAACAATGTGGTCGTCGCGAGCTACATGACCAACCGGGCATACTTTGAGGATCATCATTCTACTTTTGCACCGAGTTTCTTGCTGAACATCAAAGGAAGCAAAACCTCTGTTGTCAAAAACAGCATCCTAGCACAAGGTCAATTGACGATTGACCTAAAGATAAACAAGTAA
- a CDS encoding glycoside hydrolase family 68 protein, whose translation MNLKKLVKQATAVTFTTVLLVGGGAQAFAQEKDSLDHKETYGFSHITRFDMLKLPEQQNSAQFKVPQFDASTIKNVPSAVKVDENGNQIEMDVWDTWPLQNADGTVANYNGYQIVFGLAGDPKKGWDTFIYMFYKKAGDNSIDAWKNAGRVFKDSDKYGPNDPILNNQAEEWSGSATMTSDGKVRLFYTNRHGWDPANGFFGKQTLTTAQINVSQPDGNTLKIDGVEDFKSIFGGDGKFYQTVEQSFGGGDYSDNHTLRDPHYVEENGKKYLVFEANTGTETGYQVEEAFYNRAYYGGNNKFFEAEKNKLLQSPNKQFIKNANGALGIVELNDDYTLKNVLKPLIASNTVTDEIERANVFELNGKWYLFTSSRGAKMFIDGVDKEDIYMFGYVADSLTGPYKPLNDSGLVLHQDLNPYDITWTYAHFAIPQVKGDNVVITSYMTNRAYFADHHATFAPSFLLNIKGNKTSVVPNSILAQGQVTIN comes from the coding sequence ATGAATCTCAAAAAGCTTGTCAAACAAGCAACAGCAGTAACCTTTACTACTGTTTTGTTGGTAGGAGGTGGAGCTCAAGCTTTTGCACAAGAAAAAGACAGCTTGGACCACAAAGAAACATATGGCTTTTCCCACATTACTCGCTTTGACATGCTGAAATTGCCTGAACAACAAAACAGTGCACAATTCAAAGTGCCGCAATTCGATGCTTCGACGATAAAGAACGTTCCTTCGGCAGTTAAAGTGGATGAGAACGGCAACCAAATTGAAATGGACGTTTGGGATACGTGGCCGCTGCAAAACGCCGATGGAACAGTGGCAAATTATAACGGTTACCAAATCGTATTTGGTTTGGCAGGAGACCCGAAAAAGGGTTGGGACACATTCATTTACATGTTCTATAAAAAAGCAGGCGACAATTCGATCGATGCCTGGAAAAATGCGGGCCGGGTATTTAAAGACAGCGACAAATACGGTCCAAACGATCCGATTCTGAATAACCAGGCGGAAGAATGGTCGGGTTCCGCAACGATGACATCCGACGGAAAAGTTCGCTTGTTTTATACCAACCGCCATGGCTGGGATCCGGCAAATGGATTCTTTGGCAAGCAAACGTTGACTACGGCTCAAATCAATGTATCGCAACCGGATGGCAATACGCTGAAAATTGATGGCGTAGAAGACTTCAAATCGATTTTTGGTGGAGACGGTAAGTTCTATCAAACGGTTGAACAATCTTTCGGCGGCGGGGACTACTCCGATAATCATACGCTCAGAGACCCTCACTATGTCGAAGAAAACGGCAAAAAATACCTTGTGTTTGAAGCGAACACCGGAACAGAAACGGGTTACCAAGTCGAAGAGGCATTCTACAATCGTGCTTACTACGGCGGAAACAACAAATTCTTCGAAGCTGAGAAAAACAAATTGCTGCAAAGCCCTAACAAACAGTTTATTAAAAATGCAAACGGCGCTCTCGGCATCGTTGAGCTGAACGACGATTATACGCTGAAAAACGTTTTGAAGCCGCTGATCGCATCCAATACGGTTACGGATGAAATTGAACGCGCCAACGTATTTGAACTGAATGGCAAATGGTATTTGTTCACCAGCTCCAGAGGAGCAAAAATGTTCATTGATGGAGTCGATAAAGAAGATATCTACATGTTCGGTTATGTAGCCGATTCTTTAACCGGACCTTACAAGCCGTTGAACGACAGCGGACTTGTACTGCATCAAGATCTGAACCCTTACGATATTACGTGGACTTACGCTCACTTTGCGATTCCGCAAGTTAAAGGTGACAATGTGGTCATCACCAGCTACATGACTAACAGAGCATACTTTGCAGATCATCATGCCACCTTTGCACCAAGCTTCCTGCTGAACATTAAAGGAAACAAAACGTCCGTTGTACCAAACAGCATCCTTGCTCAAGGTCAAGTAACGATCAACTAG